From a single Mus caroli chromosome X, CAROLI_EIJ_v1.1, whole genome shotgun sequence genomic region:
- the Prrg3 gene encoding transmembrane gamma-carboxyglutamic acid protein 3, with amino-acid sequence MAVFLEAKNAHAVLKRFPRANEFLEELRQGTIERECMEEICSYEEVKEVFENKEKTMEFWKGYPNAVYSVRDPSQSSDAMYVVVPLLGVVLLIVIALFIIWRCQLQKATRHHPSYAQNRYLASRAGHNLPRVMVYRGTVHNQGESSGHREAGNNPQIVMGPSRGGRTTVRLESTLYLPELSLSRLSSATPPPSYEEVTAPQEGSSEEASVSYSDPPPKYEEIVAASPSADK; translated from the exons ATGGCTG TATTTCTAGAAGCAAAAAATGCCCATGCAGTCCTGAAACGGTTTCCTCGTGCCAATGAGTTCCTGGAGGAGCTACGTCAGGGCACCATTGAGCGGGAGTGCATGGAAGAGATCTGCAGTTATGAAGAGGTCAAGGAAGTAtttgagaacaaagagaaaacg ATGGAGTTCTGGAAGGGTTACCCAAATGCAGTCTACTCAGTTCGAGACCCCTCGCAGAGCTCAGATGCCATGTATGTGGTGGTGCCCCTTCTGGGGGTAGTCTTGCTGATTGTCATTGCCTTGTTTATCATCTGGAGGTGCCAACTGCAGAAAGCAACTCGTCACCACCCCTCCTATGCTCAGAACCGATACCTAGCCAGTCGTGCTGGGCACAACCTCCCCCGTGTCATGGTGTACAGAGGTACTGTGCACAACCAGGGAGAGTCCTCTGGGCACCGTGAGGCAGGAAATAACCCACAGATAGTTATGGGGCCCAGCCGGGGAGGCAGAACCACTGTCAGGCTGGAGAGTACCCTCTACCTCCcggagctctctctctccagactaTCCAGTgctacccctcccccttcctatGAGGAGGTGACTGCACCCCAGGAGGGCAGCAGTGAGGAGGCCAGTGTCTCTTACAGTGACCCTCCCCCAAAGTATGAAGAGATTGTGGCAGCCAGCCCCAGTGCAGACAAGTAG